ATCGCAGCCGAAAGGAGCTCGATCGCGCCTCCGCCGCCCTTGCCGAATTCAAGGCGCGCTATGGCGAAGACAGGATTGCTGCGGCGGAAGCGCTCCGGCAGCAACGTCAGCAGCTGGATGTGCAGATAAAGGCAGCCGATCTGGCGGTACGCACCGCCAAGGCCCGTCTCGCGGCCGTCAAATCGGCGACGCCGGCATCGGTGCTGACCGGTGCATTGTCAGGCGATCTTTCGTCGCCGGGACTTGACGATCTGCGCAGCCGCTACAACGCCGCCAAATCACAGCTGACCCAGCTCTCGGTGCAGCTCGGCCCGCGCCATCCTCGCCTGCTTGCACAGCAGGTCACCGTCGATGATCTTGCTGCCAATATGCGCAGCCAGCTGCAACGTCTGGCCGTCAGCAGCGAAGCGGACGTGAAAGCGGCTCTTGAGAAACAGGCCTCTCTCTCTTCGCAAATGATTGCCGCCAGCCAGGCGGGGAGCGATATCGATCTCGGCCGTCTCGCACAGCTGCAGGATGCCGTCGCGACAGCGCAGAGCCGTTATGAGACGGACCAGCAGAATGCCGCCATGACGGTGTCGGAAGCCAAGCCGCCGCTGACGGTATTGTCCCAGGCGGTCGCTTCCGCCGCGCCGCTGGATGATCATCTGGCGAGCAATCAGGCTGCCGGCTTCTTTGCGGGGCTTGGCCTGGCACTTTGCGTCATATTCCTGCGCAAGTGGCTGGCTGGCGCGGAACTGGCAGAAGACCAAGCGGACGAGGAGAGCATCATGCCGATGGCTCACGCTTTGCATCATGACGATGATATGGAGCTCCCATCATTGCCGGCGATCGCGCGGGAGCCATCGGCTGCTCTTGTTTCCGATGGTGCAGATCAGCTCGATATGGCGGACGAGTGGGTTCGCATCCAGCAGGAACTTGCATCTCTGCGTGCCAAAGTCGAAACCTACGCGGTGCGCCGGCATCAGGATCGCGGCTGAGCGCTGCATCGTTTTCCCTTGCAATTACCGCTTTCAGACACCATAGGGCGTTGGCAGGCAACTCCCTCGGGCGGATGGCCTGTAGATTGCCAGCGAATTCATGATCGGGAGACGAGCGTGACGAGAGTGATCGACGGGAAACGAGCAGCAGCTTCGGTGATCGAGGCTGTGAAGGCTGCAGCGGCTGGACTTGAGGCGGAGGCCGGTGTGAAGACCGGTCTTGCGGTCATCATCGTCGGCGACGATCCGGCCAGCCACGCCTATGTGAACTCCAAGAGCAAGATGGCCAAGGAATGCGGCTTCAAGTCGGTGCAGCACACGCTGCCGGCGGAGACGACGCAGGAAGAGCTGGCAAGGCTGGTTTCCTCCCTGAATGACGATGCCTCCATCCACGGCATTCTCGTGCAGCTGCCGCTGCCGAAGCATCTCGATTCCGATGACATCATTCAGTCGATCAAGCCGGAAAAGGATGTCGATGGCCTGCATGTGGTCAATGCCGGCAAGCTGGCAACCGGCGATCTTGAAACCGGATTGATCTCCTGCACGCCGGCCGGCGCCATGCTTTTGGTACGCCAAGTACATGGCGAAGACCTGTCGGGTCTGAATGCCGTCGTCATCGGCCGTTCCAACCTGTTCGGCAAGCCGATGGCGCAATTGCTGCTTAATGCCAATGCGACGGTCACGACGGCGCATTCGCGGACGAAGGATCTCGCCTCGGTAGCGCGTGGTGCCGATATTCTGGTGGCGGCCGTCGGCCGGGCGGAGATGGTCAAGGCCGACTGGATCAAGCCGGGTGCCACGGTCATCGATGTCGGCATCAACCGGATCGCGGCCCCGGAGCGCGGCGAGGGCAAGAGCCGGCTGGTGGGCGATGTCGCCTATGGTGGAGCTTCCGAAGTCGCCGCCGCCATCACGCCGGTTCCGGGCGGTGTCGGCCCGATGACGATCGCCATGCTGATGGCCAATACCGTCATTGCCGCTTATCGCGCCGCGGGTAAGAAGCCGCCGAAATTCTAAACAGATATCAGTCGGCCGGTGCAACGCCGGTCGATGCGCGCACGATCAATTCCGCTTTCCATAGTTCCTGGGCCGGGAACGTATCCGTATGCTTGATTTCGCCGATCAGCCGCTCGGCGATGCGCACACCGGCGGCTCGCAGGGACGAGCGGGTGGTCGTCAGCGGCACGGTGAAGTTTTCTGGCTTGAGCAAGGTCAGCACGTCGTCGTGGGCGATCATCGAGATGTCCTCGCCAAGCCTGAGCTTTGCCTGATTAATGGCGCGAACGGCGCCGAGCGCCAGCACCGTACTCGAGCAAAGCACGGCCGTCGGGCGTTTGTCTTTCTCCATCTGCAGAATGCGTTCCATGACGAGCAGGCCCTGTTCGTCCGTCATCGGCGTATGGCTGACGCAGGCTTCATCAAGCGCCAGGCCACGCTCGGCAAGGGCTGCATCCATGCCGTTCTTCCGGCGAATGGCGAAATCGAAATAGATCGGACCGTTCAAGAGGGCGAAGCGCCGGTGTCCGAGCTGCAGTAGCAGCTTCGTGGCGTCGTAGAAGGCGGCTTCATTGTCGATGTCGAGGAAAGGATAGTCGGGCTCGGAGCCTATGGAGCGTCCATGCACGAGGAAAGGCATGGATAGCGACTTCAGCATCTCCAGGCGCGGATCGTGACCACGCATATAATTGACGAAGAGGGCATCGACATTGCCGCTGGCCGCCAATCGCCTGAGGGCGCCGACTTCATCATTCGGATCCGCAGGCGTCAGGACGAAATGGAAGTCGTGCCGCAAGGCCTCTTCTCCCAGCCCCGTCAGGAACTCGCTGAAATGCACGTCCGAGGAATTGCCGGGCGAGGTCGGCATGACAAGCCCGATTGAGCCGGCCTTGCCAGTTGCAAGTCTTTGAGCTGCCTTATTGGGGCGATAGCCTGTTTCCCGAACCGCTTTGAGAACGCGCTCACGAGTTTCGCGATTGACTTCCGGATATCCGTTCAATGCCCGGCTAACTGTCGTCTGCGACAGCCCGAGCATGTGCGATAGCTGCTTCAGATTCACGGTGTTTCGGCTCCTCCAACTGCATGCCGCCACGATGCCGAGACAACCTCCCGAAAAGTCTCAGGCTTTCAAAGCGCTTTCAATTATGTAACAGCAGAAGTGTAGGAGACAAGATAGTTAGTGAAAAATCGACATGCATTCTATGCTGCAGCGCGAGAATTGCTGCGCATATTGCCTGAAATCTGAAAATCGCTTGACTTTATCCTGCTCTCAATGGATGACAGGAGTAGCCAAAGCGCTTTGAGGAAATGGGCGCACGGCACAAAACGGTGCCTGGGCTCATGGGTTTCGTTATTTGGGAGGACAACCGCATGAAGAAAATGTTTCTGATGACCGTCGCTGCCGCCGCTCTGGTGGCCGGTACGGCGATGGCTGCCGATCTGAAATTCCAGCCCGGCCAGGACTCCAAGTTCAACTGGAAGAGCTATGACGACTTCAAGGCCGGCCATGCCGACCTGAAGGGCGAGACGCTCACCATCTTCGGCCCCTGGCGCGGCGAGGACGAGGCTCTCTTCACCAGCGTCCTGAACTACTTCACCGAAGCGACCGGCGTGAACGCCAAATATTCGTCCTCGGAAAACTACGAGCAGCAGATCGTCATCGACACGCAGGCAGGCTCGCCGCCGAACGTCGCCATCCTTCCGCAGCCGGGTTTGCTCGCCAATCTCGCCAGCAAGGGCTATCTGACGCCGCTCGGCGATGATCTCGCTTCCTGGGTCAAGACCAATTACGGCGCCGGCGACAGCTGGGTCGGTTACGGCACCTACAAAGGCAAGGACGGCAAGGACGCCTTCTATGCCTTCCCCTACAAGGCCGACCTGAAGTCGCTGGTCTGGTACGTTCCGGAAAACTTCGAGGAAGCCGGCTACAAGGTCCCGACGACCATGGAGGATCTGATCAAGCTTTCGGATCAGATCGTCAAGGACGGCGGCACCCCCTGGTGCATCGGCCTCGGTTCGGGCGGCGCGACCGGCTGGCCGGCAACCGACTGGGTTGAAGATCTGATGCTGCGCCTGAATACGCCGCAGGATTACGATCACTGGGTTGATAACTCGCTGAAGTTCAACGATCCGAAGGTCGTTGCCGCCATCGAGGAATTCGGCAAGTTCTCCAAGAATCCGAAATATGTTGCCGGCGGCGTTGCGGCCGTTGCCTCGACCGACTTCCGCGACAGCCCGAAGGGCCTCTTCACGGTTCCGCCGAAGTGCTACCTGCACAAGCAGGCATCCTTCATCCCGTCCTTCTTCCCGGAGGGTACCAAGCTCGGTCAGGATGCGGACTTCTTCTACTTCCCGCCCAGCGCCGCGCATCCTGAACTCGGTAAGCCGGTTCTTGGCGCCGGCACGCTGGCAGCCATCACCAAGGATTCGAAGGCCGCCCGCGCCTTTATCCAGTTCCTGCAGACGCCGATCGCCCAGGAAGTCTGGATGGCTCAGTCCGGTTTCCTGACACCGTACAAGTCCGTCAACACGGCTGCCTACGCCAATGACACGCTGCGTAAGGAAGGTGAAATCCTGACCACGGCCACCACGTTCCGCTTCGACGGTTCCGACCTGATGCCAGGCAAGATCGGTGCAGGGTCGTTCTGGACGGGCATGGTGGATTTCGTCGGCGGCAAGTCCGCTCAGGATGTAGCCGACGGTATCCAGAAGTCCTGGGACGCCATCAAGTAAGGCATCATAGCCCTATCGCCGCCGGCAACTCGCCGGCGGCGTCATGCAGCTCGTGACGGCCCGCCTCATGCGCGGCCGATGTCGTACGGGTGGGCACAAAGCAGGTCAATTCGGGGAGGGAATGGATGTTTTCGCAGATCGTATCGGCGATTGGCGCCATGATATTCGGCGTTGCCATTTGCGCCGCTTATTTTTGGTTCTCCAACAAGTTTCTGG
The Rhizobium sp. 11515TR DNA segment above includes these coding regions:
- a CDS encoding GumC family protein; the encoded protein is MNLRAANSDDPRDAELRAILRRRLNGDPYPVSGRRRSPEVGTAAEQTEDISYAYRPERREISELASEPTPDLLEFVPDLLEGIEELPRQAVPAPVVVEQVSRAGRWSLSFGAVCFIAATALMGAAIPTLLAPPPLYVSQAVLHAEGEGRGRQALLDVAATRLVAPSVLSDIVARMKLDRDPEFTGSRAGALGIAVELLSGSGNASDAPSRAQATLRKDIAVDIDNQTGLLRLSVTSGDPARSADIANRLVIASLYDPAVAKAAGTSLGAETAADRSRKELDRASAALAEFKARYGEDRIAAAEALRQQRQQLDVQIKAADLAVRTAKARLAAVKSATPASVLTGALSGDLSSPGLDDLRSRYNAAKSQLTQLSVQLGPRHPRLLAQQVTVDDLAANMRSQLQRLAVSSEADVKAALEKQASLSSQMIAASQAGSDIDLGRLAQLQDAVATAQSRYETDQQNAAMTVSEAKPPLTVLSQAVASAAPLDDHLASNQAAGFFAGLGLALCVIFLRKWLAGAELAEDQADEESIMPMAHALHHDDDMELPSLPAIAREPSAALVSDGADQLDMADEWVRIQQELASLRAKVETYAVRRHQDRG
- the folD gene encoding bifunctional methylenetetrahydrofolate dehydrogenase/methenyltetrahydrofolate cyclohydrolase FolD, encoding MTRVIDGKRAAASVIEAVKAAAAGLEAEAGVKTGLAVIIVGDDPASHAYVNSKSKMAKECGFKSVQHTLPAETTQEELARLVSSLNDDASIHGILVQLPLPKHLDSDDIIQSIKPEKDVDGLHVVNAGKLATGDLETGLISCTPAGAMLLVRQVHGEDLSGLNAVVIGRSNLFGKPMAQLLLNANATVTTAHSRTKDLASVARGADILVAAVGRAEMVKADWIKPGATVIDVGINRIAAPERGEGKSRLVGDVAYGGASEVAAAITPVPGGVGPMTIAMLMANTVIAAYRAAGKKPPKF
- a CDS encoding substrate-binding domain-containing protein, which produces MNLKQLSHMLGLSQTTVSRALNGYPEVNRETRERVLKAVRETGYRPNKAAQRLATGKAGSIGLVMPTSPGNSSDVHFSEFLTGLGEEALRHDFHFVLTPADPNDEVGALRRLAASGNVDALFVNYMRGHDPRLEMLKSLSMPFLVHGRSIGSEPDYPFLDIDNEAAFYDATKLLLQLGHRRFALLNGPIYFDFAIRRKNGMDAALAERGLALDEACVSHTPMTDEQGLLVMERILQMEKDKRPTAVLCSSTVLALGAVRAINQAKLRLGEDISMIAHDDVLTLLKPENFTVPLTTTRSSLRAAGVRIAERLIGEIKHTDTFPAQELWKAELIVRASTGVAPAD
- a CDS encoding ABC transporter substrate-binding protein encodes the protein MKKMFLMTVAAAALVAGTAMAADLKFQPGQDSKFNWKSYDDFKAGHADLKGETLTIFGPWRGEDEALFTSVLNYFTEATGVNAKYSSSENYEQQIVIDTQAGSPPNVAILPQPGLLANLASKGYLTPLGDDLASWVKTNYGAGDSWVGYGTYKGKDGKDAFYAFPYKADLKSLVWYVPENFEEAGYKVPTTMEDLIKLSDQIVKDGGTPWCIGLGSGGATGWPATDWVEDLMLRLNTPQDYDHWVDNSLKFNDPKVVAAIEEFGKFSKNPKYVAGGVAAVASTDFRDSPKGLFTVPPKCYLHKQASFIPSFFPEGTKLGQDADFFYFPPSAAHPELGKPVLGAGTLAAITKDSKAARAFIQFLQTPIAQEVWMAQSGFLTPYKSVNTAAYANDTLRKEGEILTTATTFRFDGSDLMPGKIGAGSFWTGMVDFVGGKSAQDVADGIQKSWDAIK